In Drosophila bipectinata strain 14024-0381.07 chromosome 2R, DbipHiC1v2, whole genome shotgun sequence, one genomic interval encodes:
- the gcl gene encoding protein germ cell-less gives MGQIMGSMQSNVADVFSGRRKRRRSTDSSPGADDQALQDATVPKKKKLLTTTQYIYKALFKEQQNSDVAVMALDKVWHLHKVYLSQSPYFYTMFNGTWREAQQNFVQITILDDRITVASLDAVFGSMYSDEIEIEPADVIPVLATATLFHLDGIIDKCSEVMVDSISPETAIQYYEAACQYGVVGVKKSTFQWFQINLLSIYSKFPNLLRQISIELMSALTASHDLYVMQTEFSLYTLLRTWMFLRIHPDYDPEDPVQRAEALKTQERLANAGVETHTPSVDVVQWTYFTNRMEERSFLATPEGQPYIRVFQRLRTQYLTNHYMDLKIIYNDNIIPKEWLYRHIHSHWEALLRIDHGQEDCSPTQLDDEQFFENCMRCGRLLLEPGYQKWRWTGFNFGMDLILIMDSRRLNIRRHHRHEHERVLSLQTRRKFMVRTTVTSINARRQPVFTQTSEICTLSLEKNEEVPLMVLDPKLVHPLLISINMLVVNPPNQSFKEVVPYTEDGTTSLSDPISEIGADCERPLTPASADDSAVFIGDSGPSTPSSPAARPRIAWSASDANAICGDRAC, from the exons ATGGGTCAGATCATGGGATCCATGCAGAGCAACGTAGCCGACGTTTTTAGTGGCCGGCGGAAGCGAAGGCGCAGCACAGACTCCTCGCCAGGGGCGGATGACCAGGCCCTACAGGACGCCACTGTGCCCAAAAA GAAAAAGCTGCTAACCACCACCCAGTACATATACAAAGCCCTGTTCAAGGAGCAGCAGAACTCGGACGTGGCTGTCATGGCTCTGGACAAGGTGTGGCACTTGCACAAGGTGTACCTGAGCCAGAGTCCCTACTTCTATACCATGTTCAATGGTACGTGGCGGGAGGCACAGCAAAACTTTGTTCAGATAACGATCCTCGACGATCGAATAACCGTGGCCAGTCTGGACGCCGTCTTTGGATCGATGTACTCCGATGAGATAGAAATAGAACCGGCGGACGTCATTCCGGTCTTGGCGACGGCGACGCTCTTCCATCTGGACGGCATTATAGACAAGTGCTCCGAGGTTATGGTAGACTCCATAAGCCCGGAGACAGCCATCCAGTACTATGAGGCTGCCTGCCAATACGGAGTCGTTGGCGTTAAGAAATCCACCTTCCAGTGGTTCCAAATCAACCTGCTGAGTATATATAGCAAATTCCCCAACCTCCTAAGGCAGATCTCCATCGAGTTGATGAGCGCTCTGACAGCCAGCCACGATCTGTATGTGATGCAAACAGAGTTCTCGTTGTATACACTTCTACGCACATGGATGTTTCTGCGGATACATCCCGACTATGACCCCGAAGACCCGGTGCAGCGGGCCGAGGCACTCAAAACACAGGAGCGGTTAGCAAACGCCGGTGTGGAAACGCACACGCCCAGTGTGGACGTGGTACAGTGGACGTATTTTACTAACCGCATGGAGGAGCGGTCGTTCCTGGCAACGCCAGAGGGCCAGCCGTACATTCGTGTCTTTCAGAGGCTCCGCACCCAGTACCTGACGAACCACTACATGGATTTGAAGATCATATACAATGACAACATAATACCCAAAGAGTGGCTCTATCGTCACATTCACAGCCATTGGGAGGCGTTGCTGCGGATTGATCACGGGCAGGAGGATTG CAGTCCGACGCAGTTGGACGACGAGCAGTTCTTCGAAAATTGCATGCGGTGTGGGCGCCTCTTGCTCGAGCCTGGCTACCAAAAATGGCGCTGGACAGGCTTCAACTTTGGCATGGATCTCATCTTGATAATGGACTCGCGCAGGCTCAATATTCGTCGCCACCACAGGCACGAACACGAAAGGGTGCTGAGCCTGCAGACGCGGAGAAAGTTCATGGTTCGGACCACGGTGACCTCGATCAATGCCCGCCGTCAGCCTGTGTTCACACAGACCTCCGAGATTTGCACCCTGAGCCTGGAGAAGAACGAGGAGGTGCCGCTAATGGTGCTCGATCCAAAGTTGGTGCACCCGCTCCTAATTTCCATCAACATGTTGGTGGTGAATCCGCCGAATCAAAGCTTCAAGGAGGTTGTGCCGTATACCGAGGATGGGACAACGTCTCTGTCTGATCCGATTTCGGAAATTGGTGCCGACTGCGAAAGACCACTCACGCCAGCCAGTGCCGACGACTCGGCAGTCTTTATTGGCGACTCTGGACCATCGACGCCGTCATCGCCTGCTGCGCGGCCGCGAATCGCCTGGTCGGCCAGCGATGCGAACGCCATTTGCGGCGACCGGGCGTGCTGA
- the LOC108131688 gene encoding uncharacterized protein, whose translation MGRAETKCRRRWKPSAGICKATLTQLCDAGEQVYRGGGRNPFFRFLTHFRRCNREWLRGLPSNEVSVMAGTVWRCMSPAEKEPYVIAARKSSYVYWTRSQRINWVLKRLRDVCAKGLNQSQSSWVVLKAIMSWRQCVLQDLFNFEVE comes from the coding sequence ATGGGACGGGCTGAAACCAAGTGTCGGAGGAGATGGAAGCCCAGTGCAGGAATCTGCAAGGCAACTCTGACCCAACTGTGCGATGCTGGGGAACAGGTTTATAGAGGCGGCGGACGTAACCCTTTCTTCAGGTTTTTGACACACTTCCGGAGGTGCAACAGGGAATGGCTGAGAGGTCTGCCATCGAATGAGGTGTCTGTCATGGCAGGCACAGTGTGGAGGTGTATGAGCCCGGCGGAGAAGGAACCCTATGTGATAGCAGCCCGCAAGTCCAGCTACGTGTACTGGACGCGAAGCCAAAGGATAAATTGGGTTCTGAAAAGACTACGAGATGTGTGTGCCAAGGGTCTGAACCAAAGCCAGTCCAGTTGGGTGGTACTGAAGGCCATAATGTCCTGGCGACAGTGTGTACTACAAGACCTGTTCAATTTTGAAGTCGAATAA
- the stmA gene encoding protein EFR3 homolog cmp44E isoform X1, with protein sequence MALIRCCFEPPELPEFFDSFVQRCTDPSCCCGCCSALRPRYKRLVDNIFPVNPEDGLVKSNMEKLTFYSLSSPDKLDRIGEYLYQKATKDINRKRYKLAEIAMEAMDLLLQACHAQTTLNLFVESFLRMVQKLLEDSNPNLKIMATNSFVKFANINEDTPSYHRRYDFFISKFSSMCHSDAASLRDSLRLAGIKGLQGVIRKTVSDDLVENIWEAQHMEKIVPSLLFNMQSGDLTPVEDATNVTPPALAEEVLRELVGRASFGHIRSVLKPLLTHLDRHELWVPNTFAIHTFRIVMISIQPQYSYTVVETLMQHLDSNFKSSPKTRTSLAVVLSKIIAIAAGESVGPSALDIINNLLTHLRTSVSTTTEITPEESQYQEALINALGEFANHHPDYQKIEIMLFIMNTVPDLSKKSRGDQMLQNILLKSLLKVGTQYSTVSFEKAFPASFLQPLLKMARAPHDPTRMVVMQIFQALLDRHQNEQVLSSVSVKPYPALSQEPPSRSDIIFTHKYGANIMQALIDSMALSDRVDALTSSFNTAALLIVEMSCNETVQEFLLFILGIQQVASTVDTLGNVHKCNLHAISISLLVLISRVSGINNLLDYAQKIVDARREEATHYLPPLLEPKKMSGKNLNLALPHLAIDKLALGECLQNAGMDAQRLNTGTPYTLNQTDHPGHRHSWVESVSTQLTQRNSSADLTVYNGDVDSVSSSPGVCKKLLAPEFNFEAMKRALAEPTEAAKREQRERQMQIVRNFREGEFDDLMRRTEPKHDLIQNRLNELFNSLAVERQITQSDNKAAQLQASNEKPIYETNFPELFYY encoded by the exons atggCCCTGATACGTTGCTGCTTCGAGCCGCCAGAATTACCCGAGTTCTTTGACAGTTTCGTGCAAAGATGCACGGATCCAAGTT GCTGCTGTGGGTGCTGCTCGGCCCTGAGGCCGCGCTACAAGCGCCTGGTCGACAACATCTTTCCCGTTAATCCAGAGGATGGTCTGGTTAAGTCGAACATGGAGAAGCTTACCTTCTATTCGCTCAGCTCACCAGACAAGCTGGATCGAATTGGCGAATACTTGTACCAGAAGGCCACCAAGGACATTAACCGAAAGCGTTACAA GCTGGCTGAAATTGCTATGGAGGCCATGGACCTGCTGCTCCAGGCCTGTCATGCCCAGACCACTCTCAACCTTTTCGTGGAGTCGTTTCTGCGCATGGTACAGAAGCTGCTGGAGGACTCAAACCCAAACCTGAAGATAATGGCAACCAATTCG TTTGTAAAGTTCGCCAACATCAATGAGGACACCCCTTCATACCATCGTCGGTACGACTTCTTCATCTCGAAGTTTTCGTCGATGTGCCACAGCGACGCGGCCAGTTTACGGGATAGCCTGAGACTAGCTGGAATCAAGGGCCTGCAAGGAGTCATCCGCAAAACCGTCTCCGACGACCTGGTGGAGAACATTTGGGAGGCCCAGCACATGGAGAAGATTGTGCCATCGCTGCTGTTTAATATGCAG TCGGGCGATCTCACTCCCGTTGAAGACGCCACCAATGTAACGCCGCCGGCACTGGCCGAGGAAGTACTCCGAGAACTGGTGGGTCGCGCCTCCTTTGGACACATTCGAAGTGTTCTCAAGCCGTTGCTGAC TCATTTGGACCGTCATGAGCTATGGGTGCCGAACACTTTTGCGATTCATACATTCCGTATTGTTATGATCTCCATCCAGCCTCAGTACTCGTACACTGTGGTGGAGACGCTGATGCAGCATCTTGATAGCAACTTCAAGTCTTCGCCCAAAACACGTACATCGCTGGCGGTTGTGCTGTCGAAGATTATCGCCATAGCGGCGGGCGAAAGTGTTGGACCATCCGCCCTAGACATCATCAATAACCTGCTGACCCATCTGCGGACCAGCGTCAGCACCACCACCGAGATAACGCCGGAGGAGTCGCAGTACCAGGAGGCGCTGATCAATGCTTTGGGAGAGTTCGCCAACCACCATCCGGACTATCAAAAGATCGAAATCATGCTGTTCATCATGAACACGGTGCCCGATCTTTCGAAGAAAAGTCGAGGCGATCAGATGCTCCAGAATATACTGCTCAAGTCGCTGCTCAAAGTTGGCACCCAGTACAGCACTGTGTCGTTTGAGAAGGCGTTCCCAGCCTCTTTCCTGCAGCCACTGCTGAAGATGGCACGGGCCCCTCACGATCCCACTCGAATGGTTGTAATGCAGATCTTCCAGGCTCTGCTCGACCGCCACCAGAACGAACAGGTGCTCAGCAGCGTCTCAGTGAAGCCCTATCCGGCGCTGTCTCAGGAACCGCCATCCCGCTCCGACATAATCTTCACGCACAAATACGGAGCTAACATCATGCAGGCGCTCATCGACAGCATGGCCCTATCGGATCGTGTTGATGCTCTGACCTCCAGCTTCAACACCGCCGCCCTGCTCATCGTCGAGATGTCCTGCAACGAAACAGTACAGGAATTCCTGCTATTCATTCTGGG CATTCAGCAGGTGGCGAGCACTGTGGACACCCTGGGAAATGTGCATAAATGCAATTTGCACGCCATATCCATTTCCCTGTTGGTGCTCATTTCGCGAGTAAGTGGTATTAACAACCTCCTTGACTACGCCCAGAAAATAGTGGACGCGCGGCGCGAGGAAGCCACCCACTACCTACCACCTCTGCTGGAACCCAAGAAAATGTCTGGCAAGAACCTGAACCTGGCCCTGCCACACCTGGCCATCGATAAACTAGCGTTGGGAGAGTGCTTGCAGAACGCGGGCATGGATGCCCAACGCCTAAATACTGGCACTCCGTACACTCTTAACCAGACGGACCACCCGGGTCACCGCCACTCATGGGTAGAGTCCGTCAGCACCCAGCTAACGCAGCGAAACAGCTCTGCAGACCTCACCGTCTACAATGGGGACGTGGACAGCGTGAGCAGTTCACCAGGTGTCTGCAAGAAGCTTCTAGCACCGGAGTTCAACTTTGAGGCTATGAAGCGGGCTCTGGCAGAACCCACGGAGGCCGCCAAGAGGGAGCAGCGAGAACGTCAAATGCAGATTGTTCGGAACTTCCGAGAAGGCGAATTCGATGATCTGATGAGACGCACTGAACCCAAG CACGATCTCATCCAGAATCGTCTAAACGAGCTTTTCAATTCCCTGGCCGTGGAACGACAAATCACGCAGAGCGACAATAAGGCGGCTCAACTGCAGGCGAGCAACGAGAAGCCCATCTACGAGACGAACTTCCCCGAACTCTTTTATTACTAA
- the stmA gene encoding protein EFR3 homolog cmp44E isoform X2, with amino-acid sequence MPGCCGCCSALRPRYKRLVDNIFPVNPEDGLVKSNMEKLTFYSLSSPDKLDRIGEYLYQKATKDINRKRYKLAEIAMEAMDLLLQACHAQTTLNLFVESFLRMVQKLLEDSNPNLKIMATNSFVKFANINEDTPSYHRRYDFFISKFSSMCHSDAASLRDSLRLAGIKGLQGVIRKTVSDDLVENIWEAQHMEKIVPSLLFNMQSGDLTPVEDATNVTPPALAEEVLRELVGRASFGHIRSVLKPLLTHLDRHELWVPNTFAIHTFRIVMISIQPQYSYTVVETLMQHLDSNFKSSPKTRTSLAVVLSKIIAIAAGESVGPSALDIINNLLTHLRTSVSTTTEITPEESQYQEALINALGEFANHHPDYQKIEIMLFIMNTVPDLSKKSRGDQMLQNILLKSLLKVGTQYSTVSFEKAFPASFLQPLLKMARAPHDPTRMVVMQIFQALLDRHQNEQVLSSVSVKPYPALSQEPPSRSDIIFTHKYGANIMQALIDSMALSDRVDALTSSFNTAALLIVEMSCNETVQEFLLFILGIQQVASTVDTLGNVHKCNLHAISISLLVLISRVSGINNLLDYAQKIVDARREEATHYLPPLLEPKKMSGKNLNLALPHLAIDKLALGECLQNAGMDAQRLNTGTPYTLNQTDHPGHRHSWVESVSTQLTQRNSSADLTVYNGDVDSVSSSPGVCKKLLAPEFNFEAMKRALAEPTEAAKREQRERQMQIVRNFREGEFDDLMRRTEPKHDLIQNRLNELFNSLAVERQITQSDNKAAQLQASNEKPIYETNFPELFYY; translated from the exons ATGCCTG GCTGCTGTGGGTGCTGCTCGGCCCTGAGGCCGCGCTACAAGCGCCTGGTCGACAACATCTTTCCCGTTAATCCAGAGGATGGTCTGGTTAAGTCGAACATGGAGAAGCTTACCTTCTATTCGCTCAGCTCACCAGACAAGCTGGATCGAATTGGCGAATACTTGTACCAGAAGGCCACCAAGGACATTAACCGAAAGCGTTACAA GCTGGCTGAAATTGCTATGGAGGCCATGGACCTGCTGCTCCAGGCCTGTCATGCCCAGACCACTCTCAACCTTTTCGTGGAGTCGTTTCTGCGCATGGTACAGAAGCTGCTGGAGGACTCAAACCCAAACCTGAAGATAATGGCAACCAATTCG TTTGTAAAGTTCGCCAACATCAATGAGGACACCCCTTCATACCATCGTCGGTACGACTTCTTCATCTCGAAGTTTTCGTCGATGTGCCACAGCGACGCGGCCAGTTTACGGGATAGCCTGAGACTAGCTGGAATCAAGGGCCTGCAAGGAGTCATCCGCAAAACCGTCTCCGACGACCTGGTGGAGAACATTTGGGAGGCCCAGCACATGGAGAAGATTGTGCCATCGCTGCTGTTTAATATGCAG TCGGGCGATCTCACTCCCGTTGAAGACGCCACCAATGTAACGCCGCCGGCACTGGCCGAGGAAGTACTCCGAGAACTGGTGGGTCGCGCCTCCTTTGGACACATTCGAAGTGTTCTCAAGCCGTTGCTGAC TCATTTGGACCGTCATGAGCTATGGGTGCCGAACACTTTTGCGATTCATACATTCCGTATTGTTATGATCTCCATCCAGCCTCAGTACTCGTACACTGTGGTGGAGACGCTGATGCAGCATCTTGATAGCAACTTCAAGTCTTCGCCCAAAACACGTACATCGCTGGCGGTTGTGCTGTCGAAGATTATCGCCATAGCGGCGGGCGAAAGTGTTGGACCATCCGCCCTAGACATCATCAATAACCTGCTGACCCATCTGCGGACCAGCGTCAGCACCACCACCGAGATAACGCCGGAGGAGTCGCAGTACCAGGAGGCGCTGATCAATGCTTTGGGAGAGTTCGCCAACCACCATCCGGACTATCAAAAGATCGAAATCATGCTGTTCATCATGAACACGGTGCCCGATCTTTCGAAGAAAAGTCGAGGCGATCAGATGCTCCAGAATATACTGCTCAAGTCGCTGCTCAAAGTTGGCACCCAGTACAGCACTGTGTCGTTTGAGAAGGCGTTCCCAGCCTCTTTCCTGCAGCCACTGCTGAAGATGGCACGGGCCCCTCACGATCCCACTCGAATGGTTGTAATGCAGATCTTCCAGGCTCTGCTCGACCGCCACCAGAACGAACAGGTGCTCAGCAGCGTCTCAGTGAAGCCCTATCCGGCGCTGTCTCAGGAACCGCCATCCCGCTCCGACATAATCTTCACGCACAAATACGGAGCTAACATCATGCAGGCGCTCATCGACAGCATGGCCCTATCGGATCGTGTTGATGCTCTGACCTCCAGCTTCAACACCGCCGCCCTGCTCATCGTCGAGATGTCCTGCAACGAAACAGTACAGGAATTCCTGCTATTCATTCTGGG CATTCAGCAGGTGGCGAGCACTGTGGACACCCTGGGAAATGTGCATAAATGCAATTTGCACGCCATATCCATTTCCCTGTTGGTGCTCATTTCGCGAGTAAGTGGTATTAACAACCTCCTTGACTACGCCCAGAAAATAGTGGACGCGCGGCGCGAGGAAGCCACCCACTACCTACCACCTCTGCTGGAACCCAAGAAAATGTCTGGCAAGAACCTGAACCTGGCCCTGCCACACCTGGCCATCGATAAACTAGCGTTGGGAGAGTGCTTGCAGAACGCGGGCATGGATGCCCAACGCCTAAATACTGGCACTCCGTACACTCTTAACCAGACGGACCACCCGGGTCACCGCCACTCATGGGTAGAGTCCGTCAGCACCCAGCTAACGCAGCGAAACAGCTCTGCAGACCTCACCGTCTACAATGGGGACGTGGACAGCGTGAGCAGTTCACCAGGTGTCTGCAAGAAGCTTCTAGCACCGGAGTTCAACTTTGAGGCTATGAAGCGGGCTCTGGCAGAACCCACGGAGGCCGCCAAGAGGGAGCAGCGAGAACGTCAAATGCAGATTGTTCGGAACTTCCGAGAAGGCGAATTCGATGATCTGATGAGACGCACTGAACCCAAG CACGATCTCATCCAGAATCGTCTAAACGAGCTTTTCAATTCCCTGGCCGTGGAACGACAAATCACGCAGAGCGACAATAAGGCGGCTCAACTGCAGGCGAGCAACGAGAAGCCCATCTACGAGACGAACTTCCCCGAACTCTTTTATTACTAA